In Kutzneria kofuensis, the DNA window CGGCCGGTCCCGGTCGGGTCGCCGCCCTGGATCATGAAGCCGGAGATCACGCGGTGGAAGACGGCCCCGTCGTAGAACGGGCCCGACTTCTCGCCGCGGGCGTTCTGGGTCGAGTAGTCCTTGGTGCCCTCGGCCAGCCCGACGAAGTTGCGGACCGTCTTCGGGGCGTGGTTGGGGAAGAGGTAGAGGCGGATGTCGCCCTGCGTGGTGTGCAGGGTCGCCCCGACGATGTCGTTGTCAGCCACGACGCCATCGTGCCATCCACGGCGGGATCGCGGCGGGAGGGGCAGACTGGATCGGTCAGATCGGTACCGATCGGCAGGGCTTGGAGCAGCAGATGGACGAGGTCGAGACCATGGCCGAGGCCGGCGCGAAGGCTGGCGAGGCGGTCGGCCGGGCGGTGCGCGCCGCTCGTCGCCGAGCCGCCCGCGCGGGCCAGGCCGGCATCGAGAAGACACACGAACTGGTGGAATTCGCCAACGAGGAGTTCAAGCCGACCCGCAAGGCCGCCCGGAAGATGGCCAAGCAGGCGCGCCGGGACCTCAAGCGCACCACGGGCCAGGCGCGCAAGGATCTCAAGCGGACCACCGGCAAGGCGCGGGCCGAGGCCGTGCGCAACGCCAACCAGCTCCGCAAGCAGGCCCGCAAGGTCGCCGAGGACCTCGCGAACACCATCGATCCGCGGCCCAAGCGGCGACGGCGCTGGCCGTGGCTGGTCGGGCTGGTGGTCGCGGGCGGCGCGGCGGCGTTCGTGGTGCTGTCCCGGCGGCCGCGCGAGGTGCGGCTGCAGGACGTGCGCGACGAGTCGCCGGGCGCGGTGCACGTGCCGGAACCGGCCCGTAACGGCCAGGAGGCCCCGCGGACCGCGGACAAGTGAGCCGGGCGGCGTCCCGCCCCGGCGGGACGCCGTTCGTCGCGGAAACGACACCGTTCCCGGGCCTGGGCCGGCCCGCTGGTCGCTTATGCCCGATTGTGTGCTGCCTATGTGACCTGCATCTCCTAGGTTGCGGCGGGTAACTACCCCCGTCCGGGAGGTTGCCGTGGGCACCACCGAAGACTCCGCCGCCGCGCCGACGCCGCCGGCCGCGACCGACTGGAGCGAGGTCCAGGCCAGTCCTGACTTCGCCGAGCTGCGCCGCCGGCTGCGCGGCTTCGTGTTCCCGATGGCCGGGCTGTTCCTGGCCTGGTATCTGCTCTACGTCCTGCTCGCCGACTACGCCCACGGCTTCATGTCGACAAAGCTGTTCGGCAACATCACCGTCGGCCTGCTGTTCGGCCTGCTCCAGTTCGTCTCGACGTTCGTGATCACGGGTCTGTACGTCCGGTTCGCCAACCGGGTCGTCGACCCGGCCGCGGAGAAGATCCGGCACGAGATCGAGGGG includes these proteins:
- a CDS encoding DUF485 domain-containing protein; translated protein: MGTTEDSAAAPTPPAATDWSEVQASPDFAELRRRLRGFVFPMAGLFLAWYLLYVLLADYAHGFMSTKLFGNITVGLLFGLLQFVSTFVITGLYVRFANRVVDPAAEKIRHEIEGEQ